In the Nicotiana tabacum cultivar K326 chromosome 16, ASM71507v2, whole genome shotgun sequence genome, one interval contains:
- the LOC107814834 gene encoding serine carboxypeptidase-like 42, producing the protein MRFSEMGTLWFCGLVIVSLVIGGKGYPEEDLVKALPGQPKVSFRQYAGYVDVDVKAGRSLFYYFVEAEVNPDHKPLTLWLNGGPGCSSIGGGAFTELGPFFPTGDGRGLRRNSKSWNKASNLLFVESPAGVGWSYSNTSSDYNTGDAKTAMDMHIFMMEWLKKFPAFRSRELYLTGESYAGHYIPQLAVALLDHNEHSKEYKFNVKGVAIGNPLLKLDRDVPATYEYFWSHGMISDEAGLAIMNQCDFEDYTFGSPHNVSHECNNAISEANDIISEYINNYDVILDVCYPSIVEQELRLRKMATKMSVGVDVCMSYERRFYFNLPEVQKAFHANRTNLAYSWSMCSGILNYSDVDGNINILPLLKRIIQNHIPVWIFSGDQDSVVPLLGSRTLVRELAHDMGFKITVPYGAWFHKGQVGGWQTEYGNLLTFATVRGAAHMVPYAQPSRALHLFSSFIRGRRLPNNTRPSIDD; encoded by the exons ATGAGGTTTAGCGAGATGGGTACGTTGTGGTTTTGTGGATTGGTGATTGTGAGTTTGGTAATAGGAGGAAAAGGGTATCCAGAGGAGGATTTAGTGAAGGCATTGCCTGGACAACCTAAGGTTAGTTTTAGGCAATATGCAGGGTATGTGGATGTAGATGTTAAAGCTGGGAGGAGTTTGTTTTATTACTTTGTTGAAGCTGAGGTGAATCCTGATCATAAACCTCTCACTCTTTGGCTCAATGGAG GCCCAGGTTGCTCATCAATTGGTGGGGGTGCCTTTACAGAGTTGGGACCATTCTTTCCCACAGGTGACGGTCGAGGTCTTCGAAGAAACTCAAAATCATGGAATAAAG CATCAAATCTCCTATTTGTTGAATCTCCAGCTGGAGTAGGCTGGTCCTACTCAAATACAAGTTCAGACTACAACACCGGTGATGCAAAAACTG CAATGGATATGCATATATTCATGATGGAATGGTTGAAGAAATTCCCGGCATTCAGATCAAGGGAACTATATCTCACAGGAGAAAGTTATGCAG GGCACTACATTCCACAATTAGCTGTTGCTCTTCTTGACCACAACGAACATTCAAAAGAATACAAGTTCAACGTTAAAGGAGTTGCA ATTGGGAATccacttctgaaacttgatcgtGATGTTCCAGCAACCTATGAATACTTTTGGTCGCATGGGATGATTTCTGATGAAGCAGGCCTAGCAATTATGAATCAGTGTGACTTTGAGGATTATACCTTTGGCAGTCCACACAATGTTTCACATGAATGCAATAATGCCATATCTGAAGCAAACGACATTATTAGTgaatatataaataattatgATGTGATTCTTGATGTGTGCTATCCGTCCATAGTGGAACAAGAGTTGCGATTAAGGAAAATG GCTACTAAGATGAGTGTGGGTGTTGATGTGTGCATGAGCTATGAAAGGCGCTTCTATTTTAACCTTCCGGAGGTTCAGAAAGCATTTCATGCAAATAGGACCAACCTGGCGTATAGCTGGTCGATGTGCAGCGG TATTCTAAATTACAGTGACGTAGACGGAAACATCAATATTCTTCCATTGCTCAAAAGAATAATCCAAAACCATATTCCTGTTTGGATTTTCAG CGGAGACCAAGATTCTGTAGTGCCATTGCTTGGCTCCAGGACCCTTGTACGCGAGCTAGCTCATGACATGGGGTTCAAGATTACAGTCCCATATGGAGCTTGGTTTCACAAAGGGCAG GTGGGAGGTTGGCAAACAGAGTATGGCAACTTATTGACCTTTGCCACTGTAAGAGGTGCTGCACATATGGTGCCATATGCACAACCTTCAAGAGCTCTGCATCTGTTTAGTTCATTTATACGTGGCCGGAGGCTCCCAAACAACACACGCCCCTCTATCGACGACTGA